A section of the Sporanaerobacter acetigenes DSM 13106 genome encodes:
- a CDS encoding DUF4179 domain-containing protein, which translates to MKDSKAIYELLNEVDFNIENYEKEDLSDIEKQKLKKSFRKNTKKKFNVKRFGAIAAAIVLSVGVLSRTNFGKKAFAATQSKISEISYSIGKALNIEKNIEPYANVVNQVVENNGIGVKLSDVIIDKDELIFSTILETNEPVDEFRFNYDIFINGKRLNFYSASGSSQGINNSKTLFVNTYSTEAKDIELTKNMDIKIVLSNFNYYIWNSQGNAIEEEGNVQENWEFEFTANGKELMANTYQVPLDYSFKIDNQQCTLEEFRYNPVNQKIYAKIKGESEDVYDIKLMGHDNLENKVNFYLIRQSEENLVFKYLSLNNDLSDKITSITLTPYAAKFPRESGRMSNDYKQIGEEFTIYLK; encoded by the coding sequence ATGAAGGACTCTAAAGCTATTTATGAGCTTTTAAATGAAGTGGATTTTAATATTGAAAATTATGAAAAAGAGGATTTAAGTGATATAGAAAAACAGAAATTGAAAAAAAGTTTTAGAAAAAATACTAAGAAAAAGTTTAATGTTAAAAGATTTGGAGCTATTGCAGCTGCAATAGTATTGTCTGTAGGTGTTTTAAGTAGAACAAACTTTGGGAAAAAAGCTTTCGCTGCTACTCAATCAAAAATTTCAGAAATATCTTATTCTATAGGAAAAGCTCTTAATATTGAGAAAAATATTGAACCTTATGCAAATGTAGTTAATCAAGTAGTAGAAAACAATGGAATAGGAGTGAAACTCTCCGATGTAATCATTGATAAAGATGAGCTTATATTCTCTACAATTCTTGAAACGAATGAACCTGTAGATGAATTTCGCTTTAATTATGATATCTTTATTAATGGAAAGAGACTAAACTTTTACAGCGCTAGTGGTAGCTCTCAAGGAATTAATAATTCTAAAACCCTATTTGTTAACACGTATTCCACAGAAGCTAAAGATATTGAGCTTACAAAAAATATGGATATAAAAATTGTATTAAGTAATTTTAATTATTATATATGGAATTCTCAAGGTAATGCGATCGAAGAAGAAGGAAATGTACAAGAAAACTGGGAATTTGAATTTACTGCAAATGGCAAAGAATTGATGGCAAATACTTATCAAGTTCCATTAGATTATTCTTTCAAAATAGACAATCAACAATGTACTTTGGAAGAATTTAGATACAATCCTGTAAATCAAAAAATATATGCAAAAATAAAAGGTGAATCTGAAGATGTATATGATATTAAGTTGATGGGACATGACAATTTGGAAAACAAAGTGAATTTTTATCTTATTAGACAGTCAGAAGAAAATTTAGTATTTAAATATTTAAGTTTAAATAATGATTTATCTGATAAAATCACATCCATTACTCTAACCCCCTATGCTGCAAAATTTCCTAGAGAATCAGGAAGAATGAGTAATGATTATAAACAAATTGGGGAAGAGTTCACAATTTATCTAAAATAA